The DNA segment CAGGGCATAGCCGAGGCTTAGGTTGTCTTGCAGATGAGGAAGGTTAGGATTGTTAGCCAAAGTTTGACGCAGCGTATCGCCCGCACCCACCAGCACCGGCGTAGAGGTCATTGAACCTGCCAACATCCCAGCGGTTAAGCCGATATCCCAATGGAAAAGTTTGCCAAAGCCCAGCGCCATCACTAGCGCACTGCCAACCATCACGAGGGCCAGCATGAGATAGTTTTTTCCATCGCGGAAAAAGATAGAGAAGAAATTGGGGCCAGCTTCCACGCCCACACAGAATATAAACAGCATAAAGCCGAGATTCAGTGCTTCCGTGTTGATGGCAAAATGTTGTTGTCCGAGGAGAAGAGAAACAACTAAAACGCCAATGGAGTTACCGAGCTGAACGGAACCCAAGCGTAATTTACCGAGGCATAACCCCAGCGCCAAGACAACGAACAACAGCAGGATGTAATTTCCTGTTAACAAACTTGCGACATCAATGTTCACGGCGAATAACTTATCGTTAACTAGCTTGCGCTTGATATGATTGACTATTGGAGATACATTCAACCATACAAAATAATAAATTTCATCTTTAACTCGGTTATCCCCAGTAATAGATGAAACCCCAATACGAACGGTGTATTGGCAGCTATTTTAGACGCGACTTGTGTGTTCGGCCAACAAAAAGCCGAAACATGTGGGAATGCGTCTTTTGCACGTTATCACGCTAGGGAATGCGTGGGCTCACAGAGCTATCTGCTTCGCCAAGGGCGGTGAAAAGGGTAGGTCACTGTGGGTGTATTGAATATCGCTTCTAAGGAAAGAGGGATTTTTGATGACAATGTATCGGCGTTGGTTGGGCGCGATGGTTGCTTTTGTCTTAGTTAGTTTGCTCTTCATGGTATTAAAACCGTGGGAGCACGCAGACGGCCCCAACATTGTGATGAAAGGTGAAATCAGCCTGCTGTGGTTTGTTATTCCCGGATTTATTGCGAGCTATGCTTCTGTGAACGGCCGCATTTTTTATCCTTTTCTTGGCACCCTTTGTGCCGTGCTGGTTTCAACATTGATTCACTTGTTTTATGGAACAGAGTTACGTAACGGATTACAGATGTTTGCGTATGGAACCAGTGCGCTTTTCTGGTCGACTTCAGGGGCGTTTCTTTTTTGGTTTGTCGCGCTCACCTGGCAGAAAAAGCGTTCGATTGGCGTTGAGCGCTATCGCTAGAAAGACACCACATTCTGATAGATAAAATAAAAGGGCATCCAAATGGATGCCCTTTTTTCGAAGCAGAAAACGATTACTGGAACAGAGCCAGATTTTCTTTAGCGTAGGCTTCAAAATCAGTGCAGCCGCCAATATGTTTCTGATCGATGAAGATCTGTGGAACGGTTTCAACAGGTTTACCGACGGTCTTTTCCAGATCAGCCTTAGTGATACCCTCTGCGTGGATATCAATATAACGGAAGTTGAAATCATCGCGTTCTTCGGTCAGTTTTTCAGCCAACTCTTTAGCACGGACACAATACGGGCAGCCCGGACGCCCAAAAATTACTGCAAACATGAGAACTCCTTGATTGATTTGAGCTTATTCACTAAATCTTGATAATGTTTAGCGCCGACTCACTTTAACTGCGTTTACTATGCCTGCTACGGCAGTTAAAAAAAAGTAGGATTTGCCTGTTACTTTGATAAATTTTGCCTATTTAGGGAGTCCGCATGAAGGCTTTAGGGGATTTGCCTAAACCTGTTTTAATCTGTGAAGCGCTGGGAATGGTGCTGCTGGTGGTAGCCTATCTCAGTATTCACGATTATATTCATCTACCCGATCTGCTCGCGACACCGCTCGCGGCGGTCATCATGATTTTTGCCGGTGTTGCGCTGATGATACCGGCTGCCGTGGCGCTGATTTGGAGCTTGACGCATAGCAAAACACCGCTGTTTAGCTTAACGCCAAAGTCAGATGCGTCGGCGGCAAAACCTGAAACAAAATCTGAGGAGCATAAAAATGACGCCAACCATTGATCTTCTGTGTTCGCATCGATCTGTCCGTGCGTTTACGCCACAGCCTATCGGTGACGCAGAGCGGGAGGCAATTTTTGCTGCGGCACGTGCCACGTCTAGCTCAAGCTTCTTGCAGTGCAGCTCGATTATTCGTATTACCGATCCTTCACTGCGTGAGCAACTGGTTGAGCTAACCGGAGGCCAACAGCATGTGGCGGATGCCGCTGAATTCTGGGTTTTCTGCGCGGATTTCAATCGCCATAAAGAAATCTTTCCTCAAGCGGAATTAGGTTTGGCTGAGCAACTGCTGTTAGGCACGGTTGATACGTCGCTGATGGCGCAAAACGCCTTTACTGCGGCTGAATCCTTAGGGCTGGGCGGCGTTTATATTGGTGGTCTGCGTAATAATATTGAGGAAGTTACCCAGTTATTAAAGCTGCCGCAAAACGTGCTGCCGCTGATGGGATTGTGTCTTGGCTATCCGGCGACTAATCCCGCGCAAAAGCCGCGTCTACCGGAGGCGATGGTGGTGCATGAAAACTACTATCAACCACTCGATCGTGAACTTCTGGCGCAGTACGACGCCCATATTTGCGCTTATTATCAAAGCCGTGGAAGTAACACGCGTAGCGATACTTGGAGCGAGCAGATTAAGCGCACGCTGGCGAAAGAGAGCCGTCCGTTTATGCTGGAATATCTGCATAAACAAGGTTGGATCCTGAGATAGTATAAGAGGTTGGCCGTGAATATCGTCATACTTTCCCGTGATGGCTCCCTATATTCATGTAAACGCTTGAAAGAGGCGGCGCAGCGACGTGGTCACAACATTGATATTGTTGATCCGCTTTCGTGCTATATGAACATCAACTGCGCAGCACCCAGCGTGCATGAAAAAGGGCGTCAGTTGGAACGCTATGACGCCGTGATCCCGCGCATTGGATCGGCGATTACCTTTTACGGCACGGCGGTTTTACGACAGTTTGAAATGCTGGGCAGTTTTCCGCTAAACAACGCCGCTTCGATTGCCAAAGCCCGCGATAAGCTGCATTCATTGCAGTTGTTGGCTCAGCAGGGCATCGATCTGCCTATTACGGGATTCGCGCACCGCCCTGACGATACCAGCGATTTAATTGAAATGGTCGGTGGTGCTCCGCTGGTGGTTAAGCTGGTTGAAGGCACGCAGGGGATCGGCGTAGTGCTTGCCGAGACGCGTCAGGCTGCGGAAAGCGTAATCGATGCTTTTCGTGGTTTGAATGCGCACATTCTGGTGCAGGAATATATCAAAGAGGCTCAGGGCGCAGACATTCGCTGTTTGGTGATCGGCAAGCGGGTAGTGGCGGCTATCGAGCGGCAGGCTAAACCGGGTGAGTTTCGTTCTAATCTGCATCGCGGTGGTACCGCGAAACGGGTGGTTATCTCCGAACAAGAACGCGAGGTGGCGCTGAAAGCCGTTGCCACGCTGGGCTTATGCGTGGCAGGCGTGGATATTCTACGCTCCGCGCGCGGCCCATTGGTGATGGAGGTTAATGCCTCGCCGGGGTTGGAAGGCATTGAAACCACCACGGGGAAAGATATTGCAGGTATGATGATCGACTACATTGAACGCACGATTGCGCGCAAAAAGCACTAAACCTGTACAAACTGATTGGTGGCAGGTTGATAGTGATATCCCGCCTGCGCCAATCGTTCCTGTAATCCACTCATCGAAATATCATAACGGCGGGCTAAATCCTCTAAGGTTGGGCACTCATCGCGGAGTTTCATGTTGACGATGCTCATCAGCATCAATGGGTCCATAGTGGCATAGCGCGTCAGCGACATTGTGTACTCCTCTTTCCGCCAAGATTGATGAATTAATTGTCTTTGAGCATAGATAAAACGGGCAATTTTCCGTAAGCTATGCCCCTTTTCTACGTCTGTGCTCATTATCTCCTGTTTTATCATTTTTGTAAGGTAGGCCACTATGGATTCGCTAATCGTCCCGGATCTGGATCTTTTACGACGCTGGCTGGATCAACTGGGCATCACCTTTTTTGAGTGTGACTCCTGCCAAGCGCTACATCTGCCGCATATGCAGAATTTTGACGGCGTATTTGACGCCAAAGTCGATATGATCGATCAAACGATTTTGTTCAGTGCGCTGGCTGAAATACGCCCGACCTCGCTGATCCCCTTGGTTGCCGATCTCAGTCAAATGAATGCCAGCACGTTAGCAGTGAAAGTCTTTGTTGATATTCAGGATGACAATTTACCGAAGCTGATTGCCTGCCTTTCATTGAACGGCAGCGTCGGTGTGACGCTTGAGCAGTTTGCTGAGTTCATGAAACAGGGCGAAGAACAGCTTTCGATGATCATGATGGAGACACGCGCCAATGGCATGTTGTTTCTCGGCGAAGGCGAAGAAAGCGACGCCGATTACGACCCAAACGCCATGAGCGGGCCTCTGCTCCATTAGTGATAACGCGCCTGACAATCACTGCGCCGACATGGTTCAACGGCACCTTTATGGTGCCGTTAGTTTTTGTATAAAAACCTCATAAATATTCTGCAAATTAATCAATCTCCCCGATATCTGACGCCATAAGCGGCTTGAATGGCGCACGACATAGATGCTATTGCATAGAAAATCGATAATTGACGTTTTTTCCACCGCTCGGTGGCTGGATAGGCTATCAGCAGTTATGCTTGATTTGCAGCGTACAGCCCAGATTTTCCTCATATTATTACTCAACATTTAAATGAAGAAATAACCGCTTTTTCTGATTTTATATGCATAACGATCTGCTGTCGCATGCCATCACGGCTGGTAAACGGGCTAGTGCGCGCCGTTTCTACATTATTTGGAGGGATTGACGATGATCAACGGGCATAAAAAATGGCTGGTAGGCGCTATCTCTGGGGCTTTAATGGCTACCGCGGCAACGGCCGCCGATCAGAAAACGCTGCATATCTATAACTGGTCTGACTATATTGCACCAGACACCTTGGCGAATTTCACCAAAGAAACCGGCATCAAGGTGGTTTACGACGTGTTCGATTCCAACGAAGTGCTGGAAGGCAAACTGATGGCCGGTAGCACCGGTTTTGACTTGGTTGTTCCTTCCGCCAGTTTCCTCGAGCGTCAGGTTGGCGCGGGCGTATTTAAACCCTTAGACAAAAGCCAACTGAGTAACTACAAAAACCTCGATCCTGAGCTGCTAAAGCTAGTGGCTAAGCACGATCCAGACAATAAATATGCGATTCCGTACACCTTTGCGACCACTGGCATTGGCTATAACGTCGAAAAAGTGAAAGCGGCATTAGGCAAAGATGTGCCGGTGAATAGCTGGGATCTGGTGTTGAAGCCTGAGAATCTGGAAAAACTAAAAAGCTGCGGCGTTTCTTTCCTCGATGCTCCCGCAGAAATTTATGCCACCGTACTGAACTACATTGGCAAAGATCCTAACAGTTCTGACGCCAACGACTACAACGGCGCGGCGAACGACTTGCTGTTAAAACTTCGTCCAAATATTCGTTATTTCCACTCCTCTCAGTACATCAATGACTTAGCTAACGGTGACATTTGCGTCGCGGTCGGCTGGTCTGGGGATGTGATGCAGGCCGCTAACCGTGCTAAAGAAGCTAAAAACGGGGTGGATATTGCCTACAGCATTCCGAAAGAAGGTGCACTGATCTTCTTCGATGTGTTTGCGATGCCCGCTGACGCGAAAAATGCCCCTGAGGCGTATCAGTTCCTCAACTACTTATTGCGCCCTGAAGTGATCGCAAATATTAGCAATCACGTTTATTACGCTAACGCCAATAAAGCGGCGACACCGTTGGTGAATCCAGAAGTGCGGGATAATCCGGGAATTTATCCTCCGCCGGACGTCAGAGCCAAAATGTTCACGCTGAAAGTGCAATCGCCAAAAATTGACCGCGTGATCACTCGCGCGTGGACCAAAGTGAAAACCGGAAAATAAATCAGCGAAACAGTTACGTAGATAAATAATGTGGCTACGCTGAATACACAGGCAGAGAAAACCTCTTTGCCTGTGTGCTTTTACACTGCTCATTGAGCGGTATGTGTCGATGCAGCCGGGTCTGTATCAGGTACGAGAGCGAGGACGTCCCGAATGAATGATATTATCCCCCGTCAGGCACCTAAGGTGCATAAAGCGTTTACGCCGTTGTTGGAAATACGCAATCTCAGTAAAACCTTTGACGGGCAGCTCGCCGTCGATGACGTCAATCTCACAATTTATAAAGGCGAAATTTTTGCGCTGCTCGGCGCATCAGGCTGTGGAAAATCCACCTTACTACGCATGTTGGCTGGTTTCGAAATGCCCTCCAGCGGGCAGATTGTCCTCGATGGGCAGGATTTAGCCCATGTGCCTCCTTATCAGCGCCCAATCAATATGATGTTCCAGTCTTATGCGCTTTTTCCCCATATGAGCGTGGAGCAAAATATCGCCTTCGGTTTGAAGCAAGATCGCTTGAGTCGCGGCGAAATCAGCCAGCGCGTGGAAGAAATGCTGTCACTGGTGCATATGCAGGAATATGCGAAACGTAAGCCGCATCAGCTTTCAGGCGGGCAGCGTCAGCGTGTTGCGTTGGCGCGCAGTTTGGCCAAACGGCCAAAATTGCTGCTGCTAGATGAGCCCATGGGAGCATTAGATAAAAAACTGCGTGAGCGCATGCAGTTGGAAGTGGCGGACATCTTAGAACGCGTGGGCGTGACCTGCGTGATGGTGACGCACGATCAGGAAGAGGCGATGACGATGGCAGGGCGAATTGCCATTATGAACCGCGGTAAATTCGTGCAAATAGGTGAGCCAGAAGAGATTTATGAGCACCCAAACAGCCGCTACAGCGCCGAATTTATTGGCTCGGTTAACGTCTTTGACGGCATTTTGAAAGAACAGTTAGACGATGCGTTGCTGATCCAAAGCCCCGGCCTGTTGAATCCGCTCAAAGTGGATCTCGATGCCGCCGTGGTTGAGGGCGTTCCGGTGCAGATTGCTTTGCGCCCAGAGAAAATTCTGCTGTGTGAAGAGCCACCGGAAGACGGCTGTAATTACGCAACGGGAGAAGTGGTGCACATTGCCTATCTTGGTGATTTGTCTATTTATCACGTCAAGCTGCTCAGTGGGCAAATGATTAGCGCTCAGTTGCAGAATGGTCACCGTTTCCGCAAAGGTATGCCAACCTGGGGCGACCAAATCAAGCTGTGTTGGGATGCCGATAGCTGCGTGGTGCTCACCGTCTGAGGAGATAGCGATGTCTACACTGTTTACAAGTCGCAGCGATCGCCCTCCGGTTCAGCGGGTGGGAAAATTCACTGCGTGGCTCTACCGTTTACGCGGGGTGCATGGCCGTAAACTGGTTATTGCCTTGCCCTATCTATGGCTGATCTGCCTATTTTTACTGCCGTTCCTGACGGTGTTTAAAATCAGTCTGGCCGAAATGGCACGTGCGATCCCGCCGTTTACCGATCTAATGACCTGGGCGGACGACAAGCTGGATATTGCGCTGAACTTTGCCAACTATTTTCAGCTTTTTGACGACCCGCTTTATGTCGATGCTTACCTTCAATCGCTGCAAATCGCCGCTGTCTCAACGATATGTTGTTTAATCATTGGCTATCCGCTGGCGTGGGCGGTAGCGCACAGCAGTTCATCGACGCGCAATATTTTGCTGCTGCTGGTGATCTTGCCGTCTTGGACGTCGTTTCTGATCCGCGTGTATGCATGGATGGGAATACTTAAAGAGAACGGCGTGCTGAATAACGTGCTGCTGTGGCTCGGCATTATCGATCATCCGTTGATTATTCTGCACACCAACACGGCGGTGTATATCGGCGTGGTGTACTCCTATCTGACATTTATGGTGCTGCCTATTTACACTGCGCTGACGCGTATTGATTACTCGCTGGTGGAAGCGGCGTTAGATCTCGGCGCGAGACCAATGAAGACTTTCTTTAAAATCATCGTCCCTTTGACCAAAGGTGGAATTATCGCGGGCTCTATGCTGGTGTTTATTCCCGCCGTGGGTGAGTTTGTGATCCCTGAATTATTAGGTGGGCCGGACAGCATCATGATTGGGCGCGTACTGTGGCAGGAGTTCTTTAACAATCGCGATTGGCCCGTTGCTTCGGCGGTGGCGATCTTGATGTTGTTACTGCTGATCGTGCCGATCATGTTGTTCCACAAATATCAGAACAAAGAACTGGGGGCACACTGATGAATACTTTACCGGTTGTGCGCTCGCCGTGGCGTATTGTGATTTTAGTGGTGTGCTTTTTCTTCCTGTACGCGCCGATGCTGCTGTTGGTTATCTACTCCTTCAACAGCTCTAAACTGGTTACCGTGTGGGCAGGGTGGTCAACGCGCTGGTACAGCGTGTTATTCCATGATTCGGTGATGATTAGCGCGGTAGGATTAAGCCTAACTATTGCCGCAGCGGCGGCTACGATGGCGACCATTCTGGGCACCATGGCGGCGGTAGTGATGGTGCGTTTTGGCCGCTTTCGTGGCTCTAACGGGTTTGCATTCATGCTGACTGCTCCGCTGGTTATGCCTGATGTCATTACTGGACTCTCACTGCTGCTGCTGTTTGTGGCGATGGGACACCTGATCGGCTGGCCCGCAGAGCGCGGCATGCTGACGATTTGGATGGCGCATGTGACCTTTTGTACGGCCTATGTCACCGTGGTGGTCAGTTCCCGCTTGCGTGAGCTGGATAAATCGTTGGAAGAGGCGGCGATGGATCTGGGCGCTACGCCGCTGAAAGTGTTCTTTGTGATCACCATTCCTATGATTGCCCCTGCGCTGGTTTCCGGCTGGCTGTTGGCATTTACGCTATCGCTCGACGATCTGGTTATCGCCAGCTTTGTGGCGGGGCCGGGATCAACGACGTTGCCGATGCTGGTGTTTGCCAGCGTGCGCATGGGTGTTAATCCAGAAATTAACGCGCTGGCCAGTATTATTTTGCTGGTGGTTGGGGTGATTGGCCTGATTGCATGGTGGTTTATGGCCAGAACAGAAAAACAGCGGCTGAAAGAGATCAGAAAAGCCGCAGGTGGTTAACCGTGGTTATCTAACCTATCTCAGCGAATATCATCACTGAGCGTGTGAATAAATAGGGCGTGTAACACGTTAATTTGAAACATAAAGATCATAAACCGCTAGCCTGAACAACATAATTTGTCCTATCATGAGTTTTTCAGGCTAGCTTATGGAATAAGATGTCAGAAATACTGCGTAACCGGCATGAAATGCTGAGAAAATGGGCTTTAGCCCCGGTACCTGTATTAATTGCCGGTACGGCAATGATCGGTATTCATACGCTTGGATTCTTGCTGTTACTCCATGAGCTGGGCTTTGACGGTTTAAGCGCGTTTATTTCAGATAGCGTACAGAATTGGGATTCCATGCTGCTTTGTATCGCAAGCGTTGCGGTGCTGAGTATTGAAATTGTCTGTGGGCTGGCCGTCATTCAGGGAAAAAACTGGGGGCGCTGGGGATACTTAGGCTGCCAGATTACGGTAATCGCCTATATGTTGCTGGCCTCGCTTGGCTGGTTTCATCCTGAAATGTTCAGCGTCAACGGAGAAACCGGCGGTGAGATTTTCGCTGAGCTAGTGCGTTTAAAAATTCCTGAGCTCATGATTTTAGCTCTGCTGTTTGTCCCCCTTGCTAGCCGCCGTTACTTTGGGTTGCAGAACCGCCGCAGGTAACGTCAGCGCGTTATTTACCTCCTGTATTTCGCCTGACCCTGTGCCTTTATGCTACAATCCGCGCCGCCTTAACCCCATCTTTTCTTATTCAATAGAGTCTTTGTGATATGCACTGTGCCCTGTATCAGTCGGGAACCTGTCGCTCTTGCCAGTGGCTTGAAACGCCATATGCCCAACAAATTACCCAAAAACAGCAGCAGCTAGAAGCGCTGATGTCTGCCTTGCCGGTCGGGCGTTGGCTACCGGTTGTCAACAGTGTAGAACAGGCATTTCGTAACAAAGCGAAGATGGTTGTCAGCGGCAGCGTAGAACGCCCGCTGTTAGGTATGCTGCATCGTGATGGCACGGCGGTTGATTTATGCGAATGCCCGCTTTATCCCGACGCTTTTGCCGCGGTGTTCGATACGCTCAAAGTATTTATCGCCCGCGCCGGGTTAACGCCTTACAACGTAGAACGTAAACGCGGTGAGCTAAAATATTTACTGCTCACCGAAAGCCAAAAAAATGGCCAACTTATGCTGCGCTTTGTATTGCGCTCGGAAACTAAGTTGGCACAGCTGCGTCAGGCATTGCCTTGGTTACAGCAGCAACTGCCCCAGCTCGCGGTGATCACGGCCAATATTCAACCGGTGCATATGGCGATTTTGGAAGGAGAGACGGAAATCTTTCTTACCGAACAGCAGGCGCTGGAAGAGTCGTTTAACCAAATTCCGCTGTATATTCGCCCGCAGAGTTTTTTCCAAACCAATCCTCAGGTTGCCGCGGCGCTGTATGCCACCGCGCGTGACTGGGTACATGAGCTCAATGTCAGCAGTATGTGGGATCTGTTTTGTGGCGTGGGGGGCTTTGGATTGCACTGCGCAACGCCTGAGATGGAACTCACCGGCATTGAGATTAGTGCCGAAGCCATCGCCTGCGCGACGCGCTCTGCGCAGCAAATCGGCCTGCATAACGTCCAATTTGCCGCTCTAGATTCAACGCGTTTTGCCACTGCCGAAGGCGAAGTGCCTGAACTGGTATTAGTTAATCCGCCGCGCCGTGGGATTGGGGCAGAGCTTTGCGCTTATCTTAGCACCATGGCTCCGCAATACATTCTCTACTCAAGCTGCAATGCGCAGACGATGGCTGTAGATATTGCGCGCTTGGAAAATTATCGCATCGAACAAGTTCAGCTCTTCGATATGTTCCCGCATACGGCGCATTACGAAGTATTAACCCTACTGGTTCGTCAGGATCGGTAGCTGATTTTCTCCAGATCGAGCAAGGCTTTTTTGATCGGTAATCCGCCTGAATAACCGGTCAAAGAGAGATCTTTGCCGAGCACGCGATGGCAGGGAATGAGAATCGAAATGGGGTTTCTTCCCACCGCGCCGCCCACGGCGCGCACGGCTTTCGGATTGTTTAACGCATTAGCAATGACCGAGTAGTGGCTGATGGTGCCGTATGGGATAGTGAGTAATGCCTTCCATACCGACTGCTGAAACGCCGTACCAACGGGCGCGAGCGGCAGGTTATCAAAACGTAGTTTTTCCCCTGCAAAATAGGCATCTAAACAGTCGCGAATTTGCCGGTTGATGCTGAAATCCCCATCCTCAATCCACTCGGCAGGGCAGATCTTTTCTTCGATCTCATTAGGTAGCCACAGCTGGCGCAGCCCTATTTCATCCGAAACTAATCTGAGCATGCCAACGGGCGAGGAATAAAGTGCGTGGTACATGAAGTCTCCCTGAGTTTGGTTTAGTCCACGTTGATTGGGCTAAGGTAGCAAAACGCAGCGAGGGAGGGTATTACCATGAAGGATAAGGGATAAAATTCAGAATTTCAGCGACCCCTCTCCCGAGGTGGGAGAGGGGGATTT comes from the Hafnia alvei genome and includes:
- the ybjM gene encoding inner membrane protein YbjM, whose protein sequence is MTMYRRWLGAMVAFVLVSLLFMVLKPWEHADGPNIVMKGEISLLWFVIPGFIASYASVNGRIFYPFLGTLCAVLVSTLIHLFYGTELRNGLQMFAYGTSALFWSTSGAFLFWFVALTWQKKRSIGVERYR
- a CDS encoding GrxA family glutaredoxin, with protein sequence MFAVIFGRPGCPYCVRAKELAEKLTEERDDFNFRYIDIHAEGITKADLEKTVGKPVETVPQIFIDQKHIGGCTDFEAYAKENLALFQ
- a CDS encoding DUF1418 family protein — translated: MKALGDLPKPVLICEALGMVLLVVAYLSIHDYIHLPDLLATPLAAVIMIFAGVALMIPAAVALIWSLTHSKTPLFSLTPKSDASAAKPETKSEEHKNDANH
- the nfsA gene encoding oxygen-insensitive NADPH nitroreductase, whose protein sequence is MTPTIDLLCSHRSVRAFTPQPIGDAEREAIFAAARATSSSSFLQCSSIIRITDPSLREQLVELTGGQQHVADAAEFWVFCADFNRHKEIFPQAELGLAEQLLLGTVDTSLMAQNAFTAAESLGLGGVYIGGLRNNIEEVTQLLKLPQNVLPLMGLCLGYPATNPAQKPRLPEAMVVHENYYQPLDRELLAQYDAHICAYYQSRGSNTRSDTWSEQIKRTLAKESRPFMLEYLHKQGWILR
- the rimK gene encoding 30S ribosomal protein S6--L-glutamate ligase gives rise to the protein MNIVILSRDGSLYSCKRLKEAAQRRGHNIDIVDPLSCYMNINCAAPSVHEKGRQLERYDAVIPRIGSAITFYGTAVLRQFEMLGSFPLNNAASIAKARDKLHSLQLLAQQGIDLPITGFAHRPDDTSDLIEMVGGAPLVVKLVEGTQGIGVVLAETRQAAESVIDAFRGLNAHILVQEYIKEAQGADIRCLVIGKRVVAAIERQAKPGEFRSNLHRGGTAKRVVISEQEREVALKAVATLGLCVAGVDILRSARGPLVMEVNASPGLEGIETTTGKDIAGMMIDYIERTIARKKH
- a CDS encoding DUF4250 domain-containing protein, which produces MSLTRYATMDPLMLMSIVNMKLRDECPTLEDLARRYDISMSGLQERLAQAGYHYQPATNQFVQV
- a CDS encoding YbjN domain-containing protein produces the protein MDSLIVPDLDLLRRWLDQLGITFFECDSCQALHLPHMQNFDGVFDAKVDMIDQTILFSALAEIRPTSLIPLVADLSQMNASTLAVKVFVDIQDDNLPKLIACLSLNGSVGVTLEQFAEFMKQGEEQLSMIMMETRANGMLFLGEGEESDADYDPNAMSGPLLH
- the potF gene encoding spermidine/putrescine ABC transporter substrate-binding protein PotF; this translates as MINGHKKWLVGAISGALMATAATAADQKTLHIYNWSDYIAPDTLANFTKETGIKVVYDVFDSNEVLEGKLMAGSTGFDLVVPSASFLERQVGAGVFKPLDKSQLSNYKNLDPELLKLVAKHDPDNKYAIPYTFATTGIGYNVEKVKAALGKDVPVNSWDLVLKPENLEKLKSCGVSFLDAPAEIYATVLNYIGKDPNSSDANDYNGAANDLLLKLRPNIRYFHSSQYINDLANGDICVAVGWSGDVMQAANRAKEAKNGVDIAYSIPKEGALIFFDVFAMPADAKNAPEAYQFLNYLLRPEVIANISNHVYYANANKAATPLVNPEVRDNPGIYPPPDVRAKMFTLKVQSPKIDRVITRAWTKVKTGK
- the potG gene encoding putrescine ABC transporter ATP-binding subunit PotG, whose translation is MNDIIPRQAPKVHKAFTPLLEIRNLSKTFDGQLAVDDVNLTIYKGEIFALLGASGCGKSTLLRMLAGFEMPSSGQIVLDGQDLAHVPPYQRPINMMFQSYALFPHMSVEQNIAFGLKQDRLSRGEISQRVEEMLSLVHMQEYAKRKPHQLSGGQRQRVALARSLAKRPKLLLLDEPMGALDKKLRERMQLEVADILERVGVTCVMVTHDQEEAMTMAGRIAIMNRGKFVQIGEPEEIYEHPNSRYSAEFIGSVNVFDGILKEQLDDALLIQSPGLLNPLKVDLDAAVVEGVPVQIALRPEKILLCEEPPEDGCNYATGEVVHIAYLGDLSIYHVKLLSGQMISAQLQNGHRFRKGMPTWGDQIKLCWDADSCVVLTV
- the potH gene encoding putrescine ABC transporter permease PotH, which translates into the protein MSTLFTSRSDRPPVQRVGKFTAWLYRLRGVHGRKLVIALPYLWLICLFLLPFLTVFKISLAEMARAIPPFTDLMTWADDKLDIALNFANYFQLFDDPLYVDAYLQSLQIAAVSTICCLIIGYPLAWAVAHSSSSTRNILLLLVILPSWTSFLIRVYAWMGILKENGVLNNVLLWLGIIDHPLIILHTNTAVYIGVVYSYLTFMVLPIYTALTRIDYSLVEAALDLGARPMKTFFKIIVPLTKGGIIAGSMLVFIPAVGEFVIPELLGGPDSIMIGRVLWQEFFNNRDWPVASAVAILMLLLLIVPIMLFHKYQNKELGAH
- the potI gene encoding putrescine ABC transporter permease PotI; this translates as MNTLPVVRSPWRIVILVVCFFFLYAPMLLLVIYSFNSSKLVTVWAGWSTRWYSVLFHDSVMISAVGLSLTIAAAAATMATILGTMAAVVMVRFGRFRGSNGFAFMLTAPLVMPDVITGLSLLLLFVAMGHLIGWPAERGMLTIWMAHVTFCTAYVTVVVSSRLRELDKSLEEAAMDLGATPLKVFFVITIPMIAPALVSGWLLAFTLSLDDLVIASFVAGPGSTTLPMLVFASVRMGVNPEINALASIILLVVGVIGLIAWWFMARTEKQRLKEIRKAAGG
- a CDS encoding YbjO family protein translates to MSEILRNRHEMLRKWALAPVPVLIAGTAMIGIHTLGFLLLLHELGFDGLSAFISDSVQNWDSMLLCIASVAVLSIEIVCGLAVIQGKNWGRWGYLGCQITVIAYMLLASLGWFHPEMFSVNGETGGEIFAELVRLKIPELMILALLFVPLASRRYFGLQNRRR
- the rlmC gene encoding 23S rRNA (uracil(747)-C(5))-methyltransferase RlmC, which codes for MHCALYQSGTCRSCQWLETPYAQQITQKQQQLEALMSALPVGRWLPVVNSVEQAFRNKAKMVVSGSVERPLLGMLHRDGTAVDLCECPLYPDAFAAVFDTLKVFIARAGLTPYNVERKRGELKYLLLTESQKNGQLMLRFVLRSETKLAQLRQALPWLQQQLPQLAVITANIQPVHMAILEGETEIFLTEQQALEESFNQIPLYIRPQSFFQTNPQVAAALYATARDWVHELNVSSMWDLFCGVGGFGLHCATPEMELTGIEISAEAIACATRSAQQIGLHNVQFAALDSTRFATAEGEVPELVLVNPPRRGIGAELCAYLSTMAPQYILYSSCNAQTMAVDIARLENYRIEQVQLFDMFPHTAHYEVLTLLVRQDR
- a CDS encoding methylated-DNA--[protein]-cysteine S-methyltransferase, whose protein sequence is MYHALYSSPVGMLRLVSDEIGLRQLWLPNEIEEKICPAEWIEDGDFSINRQIRDCLDAYFAGEKLRFDNLPLAPVGTAFQQSVWKALLTIPYGTISHYSVIANALNNPKAVRAVGGAVGRNPISILIPCHRVLGKDLSLTGYSGGLPIKKALLDLEKISYRS